Genomic DNA from Candidozyma auris chromosome 1, complete sequence:
CATCGTCGACTTCGCCAGACACTATGGCAGGTTGCACATCCACCCTACCTCGGGAGCACCTAAGGGCTTTCCTGAGTTGCACATCACCTATAGAAGAGCCGATCCCAACGAGTTTGAGCGGACTTTCCAACACAAAAACAACAACGTCGACTGGCACTCGGACATATCCTATGAGCTCCAGCCTTCAGGAACTACCTTCTTTGCTGTGCTCGAAGGACCAGAGGCTGGTGGAGATACCATTTTTGCCAATGCTGTTGAAGCGTATAAAAGATTATCACCAGAATTTCAGCAGAGATTGGAGGGCTTGCATGCTTTGCACTCTTCCTTGAACCAGGCACAAAACTCCGCTGGACACGGAGGagtccaaagaagagctccAGTGGAGCATGTTCATCCATTGGTGAGGGTTCATCCAGTTACTAAGGAGAAGATACTTTACGTGAACAAGCCGTTCACCAGAGGAATTGTCGAGTTGAAACAGGAAGAGTCAGACTACTTGTTGGACTTCTTGTACCATCACATTGAGCTGGCTCATGATTTGCAGTTGAGAGCACGGTGGGAGCCTAACACTGTGGTAGTGTGGGATAACAGAAGCACTCTCCACTCGCCAATTATCGACTGGGACTCTCCAGTGTCTAGACATGCTGTAAGGGTTACTCCACAGGCAGAGAGACCAATTGCGGACTTGGCTGACTTGAATAAGCCCGAACCTAGTCTTGGTGACGTTGAGGAGACCCTCGACAAGTTTTGAAGGACGGGGTCCTCAATTTCGTTTCTTCTGTCCATCCTAAAAGTTATCAATTAGTCCTCAATTtcgtttcttctctttagCGTAAAAGTTATTCATTTGCAACATCGTTTTATAAGTTGACATAAAATTTTAAATACTTTTTCACAACAGATTTAAGCATGATCTAACAAGTAGTTGGTTGCGGCTTCCACGTTCCAGTTCTCTTTTTCCAACGCATCGATAACTACGCCCTTCTCAAAACCCATACCCACAAGTTCCTGGATCGCAAGATCTTTTGATGCATCAGGCAGCGTGACATCTGGAGCTGCTACAGGAGCAGATTGGCTTGGAGCTGCTGCATTGCCAAAGCCGGCGAACAACTGCTCCCACTCATCGTTGCTTTCTGGCTTGTTTTGTCCGGCACCAGTGAAGTCTGGGTGGGTCGAGACAACAGCATCGTCGACGCCAGTGAAATGGTCATCAATCGAAaattcaccttcaccaccatcaaagtcctcttctttgtcaGCCTGTGCGGTCTTCAAACCATCGAATTCATCATCGAATGCATCAGTAGCCTGTCCGGCCTCCTGTGTTGCAGGTCTGAGGTCATCCTCGAAATCGTCAAACTCGTCTCTGGGAGCTTGAGTCGTACCACCTTGAttgttcaagttgtcgACGGCGTCATCGAACTCATCCTCAGGCTCTTCGTCAGAGGAACTTTCATCGACTTCGAGCTCACGAATTGGAGGGAATTCCTCATCTTGTCCCTGACTTTGTGTGGTATCGCCTTGACTTCCAGAGGGTTGCACAAAGCTTTGAGCAAGAGGATGTGAAGCTTGTTGTGGTGCCAGATGGCTTTCCAAAGCTCTTGCTTCATCTGCGTTAACCATTTCAAACAGCTCAACCCCAGATGATATACGTTCTCCTTCGCTCGACTCCTGCCCTTCCTGCTCCTTCTGTGCTCTTGGTATCTGATTAGAGGGTGCAGGCGAAACAGGGATGTCGCCGCTTAATGTTTCACGCTCGCTGACATCACCAATATTGTCATCACGAACTGACATTGACGGGTTGTTTTGGATGCTAGATGTTAACGAATCTGTGCGTTGTACACCAACGAGAACGTTTGGCATTCCAACCATGCTTCCAGGTATACCTGATCCTGATGACTGGAATTGATAATCAGAGCTATTAGGGGAGGTAACAGGTGTTTCACTTCTTTCACTGTATTCAGTTCTCCTGTAATAGTCTGTGGCAACAGACGAGGTCGTAGTATGATTTGTACCATTATCGTAAGGCACTTCAGGAAATCTattcttgatatcatcatcatccagGAATTTGGCATCAGCAGACTTCGATCCCTTTTGGGCTTGTCCGTGATGCGATGCTTCGCTGAAGTCATCGACGCCTGTCATATCCTCTGTTGGCTTCTCCTGAACCTCGTGGACGATGGCATTGACAAAAGGCTCCTCATGACCAGGCATCTTCTCTGTTTGCTGCACAGCATCTTCAGTCTCTTCATTTACATTGAGTTGTGACTCCAAAGATCCCGGTATAACTTGAGCTGGTGATTTTTCTGTGTCAACAGTGTTTTGCGCGGGAGAAGGACTTTGAACCTCTTTAGTCTCGGCGTCCTTattatcttcatcagagCTACCCACAAAATGAGCACCTGCAACACCAGCACCAAGGGCAGCACCCGCCGCAGCGGTGGCAGCTGCTCCAAGTCCAAGCTTAGATTTCGATGACTGTTGCTGAGAACGTTCCTGAATGTCTGCATGCTTTGATTGCAACTCTCTGGCCTGCTGCTCATTTTGGACTTCCTGCTTCTCAAGGCTAGCATGTTCTTCATGCAAGTGACGAGTATTGTCCTCCAACTCGGCTATTTTCAGCTTTATCTCGTCAATCTTCACAATTGACACCTGGACTTgagacttcttcacgtTCACGTCATTTGAAAGCTTGGTATTTTCCGCTTGTTTCAGTTTCAATGTCTTTTCGACTTCAGCAATCTCAGCATTCAAGTTGCCTAATTTTTCACGCAAAGAGTTGTTAGTCTTCTGCAACTCCTCAACAGCAACTTGCTTTTCATGAAGCTCACCAGAAACATTATTGAGTTTTGCTTCCGCGATAGATGCCTCTGATCTTAGAGCCTCCGTCTCTTCTCTGGCTGTGCGCAAAGTGGCCTCAACCTGCTCAACTTGTTTGACTTCATTCGCATACGATGCCCGGAGcgtcttcaacttgttATCGATTTCTTGCTTCACCGCCAAGATACGCGTCAACTCTTGGTCAGCTCTGGTCTTTTTCTCGTGCAAGTTAGAGGTCTGTGAAGTCAAAGACTTGATTTGATTTGATATGTTCGCAATATCAGTATTCGCCTGAGACAACTGACCGGATACTTCAGAGTCAGCTAACAAGTCATTATTTTGAGGTGCTGTCTGCTGAGTTGTAGATCTCGCAGCTGTCTGATCTGCGCTTGGTGTGAACAAAGTAGATTCCTGACCAGCAGATTCTGTTCCTCTCTTTGGTGGCGGAGGAGGAACGGACCTCAAAGCTTCATAGTCAACAGTCTTTTGCTGTTCCTGAGGTTTAACTGG
This window encodes:
- a CDS encoding TauD/TfdA dioxygenase family protein, encoding MTDFERIKNSDFDIHFHKDTDEIEEDGTLIVNRQNAANSKYPEFLPTWNPAEKYPPLKFFKHEDPGFRADPKLRNLFPEDKEFKTKNITPKLGSEVHGIQLSELSDAAKDDLALYVAQRGVVVFRDQNWASKGPKFIVDFARHYGRLHIHPTSGAPKGFPELHITYRRADPNEFERTFQHKNNNVDWHSDISYELQPSGTTFFAVLEGPEAGGDTIFANAVEAYKRLSPEFQQRLEGLHALHSSLNQAQNSAGHGGVQRRAPVEHVHPLVRVHPVTKEKILYVNKPFTRGIVELKQEESDYLLDFLYHHIESAHDLQLRARWEPNTVVVWDNRSTLHSPIIDWDSPVSRHAVRVTPQAERPIADLADLNKPEPSLGDVEETLDKF
- the CTA3 gene encoding Cta3p, which translates into the protein MSVSQPSFKVGLTQEEKKLYSQLFKSLDPEGSGIVTGEKARATFEKTGLPPNILGEIWQLADHNNVGFLTQFGFCYAMRLIGYTQAGHFPTAALAEQPGPLPKFANPNPGSPGPSHLAPQSTSSSFLQTQPSSLIPQNTATQQLQPSDPIGPVSPEDYERFKQMFVKTTGSESVPLNGNAAKDILMKAKLPTATLGQIWALVDVHNKGSLDLHAFVIAMHLIHGLLSGSIKTLPPFLPETVWQSVDVAKSAENQGTRQVSQASVSSQSSTVRHPPASSGNEWAVSPQQKQMFDAMFDNLDTQRTGKLSPDQVANFLMTSRLGQQDLATIWDLADIQNTGIFTKLEFSIALFLVNRKRSGLALPNVVPQTLIQSLSGGTQQVSQSQPQQQTQAHQAAAAPYAEKAPAAQTSKAKSSLDELADVFGSQSPPPQTAKPALEQRASSSDLTGTELPKVRKQLTSSFKPTSSFGQSLLSQQQPKSSPVHEPPNLIGDDVPKSSASPVPAKEVTSSQVQQASPVKPQEQQKTVDYEALRSVPPPPPKRGTESAGQESTLFTPSADQTAARSTTQQTAPQNNDLLADSEVSGQLSQANTDIANISNQIKSLTSQTSNLHEKKTRADQELTRILAVKQEIDNKLKTLRASYANEVKQVEQVEATLRTAREETEALRSEASIAEAKLNNVSGELHEKQVAVEELQKTNNSLREKLGNLNAEIAEVEKTLKSKQAENTKLSNDVNVKKSQVQVSIVKIDEIKSKIAELEDNTRHLHEEHASLEKQEVQNEQQARELQSKHADIQERSQQQSSKSKLGLGAAATAAAGAALGAGVAGAHFVGSSDEDNKDAETKEVQSPSPAQNTVDTEKSPAQVIPGSLESQLNVNEETEDAVQQTEKMPGHEEPFVNAIVHEVQEKPTEDMTGVDDFSEASHHGQAQKGSKSADAKFSDDDDIKNRFPEVPYDNGTNHTTTSSVATDYYRRTEYSERSETPVTSPNSSDYQFQSSGSGIPGSMVGMPNVLVGVQRTDSLTSSIQNNPSMSVRDDNIGDVSERETLSGDIPVSPAPSNQIPRAQKEQEGQESSEGERISSGVESFEMVNADEARALESHSAPQQASHPLAQSFVQPSGSQGDTTQSQGQDEEFPPIRELEVDESSSDEEPEDEFDDAVDNLNNQGGTTQAPRDEFDDFEDDLRPATQEAGQATDAFDDEFDGLKTAQADKEEDFDGGEGEFSIDDHFTGVDDAVVSTHPDFTGAGQNKPESNDEWEQLFAGFGNAAAPSQSAPVAAPDVTSPDASKDLAIQELVGMGFEKGVVIDALEKENWNVEAATNYLLDHA